One Brassica napus cultivar Da-Ae chromosome A5, Da-Ae, whole genome shotgun sequence DNA window includes the following coding sequences:
- the LOC106454555 gene encoding putative expansin-B2 produces the protein MTILVLERCHIIMNLFFGLTFILLNSAHCFYPKRLNISAATGDSDWSLAGATWYGSPTGYGSNGGACGYENAVAQAPFSSMVSAGGPSLYKSGKGCGACYQIKCTSKPACSTNPVTVVITDECKGCVTESVHFDLSGTAFGALASSGQDSQLRDVGVLQILYRKVECNYIGETVTFHVENGSNPYSFAALIEYEDGDGEIGLVELKQALDSDTWLPMSQSWGAVWKLDVTSPLRAPLSLRLTYLDSGETVMASDVIPAGWEPGEKYKSNVNFQV, from the exons ATGACAATTCTTGTCTTAGAGCGATGTCACATTATCATGAACTTATTCTTTGGTTTAACTTTTATTCTATTAAACTCTGCTCATTGCTTTTACCCAAAAAGACTCAATATTTCTGCTGCAACGGGCGATTCAGATTGGTCTCTAGCTGGAGCTACGTGGTATGGCAGCCCCACCGGCTACGGAAGCAACG GTGGAGCGTGTGGTTATGAAAATGCTGTGGCACAAGCTCCGTTTTCGTCCATGGTATCAGCCGGAGGTCCGTCGTTGTATAAGTCGGGGAAAGGATGTGGCGCATGTTATCAG ATAAAATGCACTTCGAAACCAGCGTGTTCAACGAACCCGGTTACGGTAGTGATTACAGATGAATGTAAAGGATGCGTCACAGAATCGGTCCATTTCGATTTGAGCGGTACAGCGTTTGGTGCACTGGCGAGTTCTGGTCAAGATAGTCAGCTTCGAGATGTCGGAGTTTTGCAGATTCTttatagaaa AGTTGAGTGCAACTATATTGGCGAAACGGTGACGTTTCACGTGGAAAATGGTTCAAACCCTTACTCCTTCGCGGCTTTGATTGAGTATGAAGATGGAGACGGGGAGATCGGCCTGGTTGAACTCAAACAAGCTTTAGATTCGGACACATGGCTTCCGATGAGCCAATCATGGGGTGCGGTGTGGAAGCTTGACGTGACGTCACCTTTACGGGCTCCACTGTCTCTCCGGTTGACTTATCTAGACTCCGGCGAGACCGTTATGGCTTCTGATGTTATTCCGGCCGGTTGGGAGCCCGGTGAAAAGTATAAATCGAACGTTAACTTTCAAGTCTAG
- the LOC106454557 gene encoding protein transport protein Sec61 subunit beta-like: MVGSGAPQRGSAAAAASMRRRKPSGSGGGGGASGGGGAAGSMLQFYTDDAPGLKISPNVVLVMSIGFIAFVAVLHVMGKLYFVK, from the coding sequence ATGGTGGGAAGTGGAGCTCCGCAGAGAGGAAGTGCAGCTGCGGCTGCTAGCATGCGTAGGAGGAAGCCTAGCGgaagtggaggaggaggaggagcctcTGGGGGTGGTGGTGCGGCAGGATCCATGCTTCAGTTCTACACGGATGACGCACCGGGTCTCAAGATCTCCCCTAATGTTGTCCTTGTCATGAGCATTGGTTTCATTGCTTTTGTCGCTGTTCTTCATGTCATGGGCAAGCTCTACTTTGTCAAGTGA
- the LOC106454556 gene encoding cyclin-U2-1: MASSNTLAISPRKLRSDLYSYSYQDGSSTPLVISVLSSLIERTLARNERISRSYGGFGKTRVFDCLEIPDMTIQSYLERIFRYTKAGPSVYVVAYVYIDRFCQNNQGFRISLTNVHRLLITTIMVASKYVEDMNYKNSYFAKVGGLETEDLNNLELEFLFLMGFKLHVNVSVFESYCCHLEREVSIGGGYQIEKALRCAEEIKSRQIVQDPKHHNQFSRILL; the protein is encoded by the exons ATGGCGTCTTCGAATACTCTGGCGATATCTCCAAGGAAGCTCCGGTCAGACCTTTATTCATACTCTTACCAAGACGGTTCGAGCACACCACTCGTGATCTCTGTTCTCTCGTCTCTCATTGAACGAACGTTAGCTCGGAACGAGAGGATCAGCCGGAGCTACGGTGGCTTTGGTAAGACACGTGTCTTCGATTGCCTAGAGATTCCTGACATGACGATCCAATCCTATTTAGAGAGGATTTTCCGGTATACTAAAGCCGGTCCATCGGTTTACGTCGTGGCTTATGTCTACATTGACCGGTTCTGTCAGAATAATCAAGGTTTTAGAATCAGTCTCACTAATGTACATCGGCTCCTCATCACAACCATCATGGTCGCTTCCAAATACGTTGAAGACAT GAACTACAAAAACTCATACTTTGCGAAAGTAGGAGGATTAGAGACAGAAGATTTGAACAACTTGGAACTGgagttcttgttcttgatggGTTTTAAGTTGCATGTGAATGTGAGTGTGTTCGAGAGTTACTGCTGTCATCTTGAGAGGGAAGTAAGTATTGGAGGAGGCTATCAGATCGAGAAGGCATTACGCTGCGCTGAGGAAATCAAATCTAGACAAATTGTTCAAGATCCTAAACACCATAATCAATTTTCAAGAATCTTGTTGTAG
- the LOC106454559 gene encoding metalloendoproteinase 4-MMP-like, translated as MHHHPYNRKPITVFSFFFLIYHIPQTIEAQNPSQFTIKPSRHNVNIPEIKRHLHRFGYLQRNNNNNVSFEQALSRYQKNLGLPITGKPDSDTLSHVRLPRCGFPDDVDSKTPPFHTEQKYVYFPGRPRWTRDDNIPLQLTYAFSQENLTPYLTPTQIRRVFKLAFAKWASVIPVSFVETEDYDIADIKIGFFAGDHGDGEPFDGVLGVLAHTFSPENGRLHLDKAETWAVDFHEEKSTVAVDLESVAVHEIGHVLGLGHSSAKDAAMYPTLKPRSKKVDLNVDDVVGVQSLYGTNPNFNLSGLLASETSTNLAADGKLVRSEGVIYSTLSTLLVLGFFNL; from the coding sequence ATGCATCATCATCCATACAATCGTAAACCCATCAccgtcttctccttcttctttcttatCTATCATATCCCACAAACCATCGAAGCTCAAAACCCATCTCAATTCACGATCAAACCATCACGGCACAACGTCAATATACCGGAAATAAAACGTCACCTTCACCGGTTCGGTTACCTCCAacgcaacaacaacaacaacgtcTCGTTCGAGCAAGCTCTCTCTCGCTACCAAAAAAATCTCGGTCTACCGATAACCGGGAAACCAGATTCCGACACGTTGTCACACGTTCGGTTACCAAGATGCGGATTCCCCGATGACGTGGACTCCAAAACGCCGCCGTTTCACACAGAACAAAAATACGTGTATTTCCCCGGAAGGCCCAGGTGGACAAGAGACGACAACATTCCACTGCAACTCACCTACGCCTTCTCGCAGGAGAACCTCACCCCTTATCTAACACCAACACAAATACGCCGCGTGTTCAAACTCGCTTTCGCCAAGTGGGCTTCGGTGATCCCCGTGAGCTTCGTCGAAACAGAGGACTACGACATCGCCGACATCAAAATCGGATTCTTCGCCGGAGACCACGGCGACGGAGAGCCGTTCGACGGTGTTTTGGGCGTTTTAGCGCACACTTTCTCGCCGGAAAACGGTAGGCTTCATCTGGACAAAGCAGAGACGTGGGCCGTCGATTTCCATGAGGAGAAATCGACGGTTGCCGTTGATTTGGAGTCTGTAGCTGTGCACGAGATAGGTCACGTGCTTGGGCTGGGCCATAGCTCGGCGAAAGACGCGGCTATGTACCCAACGTTAAAGCCCAGAAGCAAGAAAGTGGATTTGAACGTTGATGATGTCGTTGGAGTACAGTCTTTGTACGGAACTAACCCAAATTTTAACTTAAGTGGTTTACTTGCGTCGGAGACTTCGACCAATCTAGCTGCTGATGGCAAGTTGGTTCGGTCCGAAGGAGTGATCTATTCGACTTTGAGTACTCTTCTCGTTCTCGGTTTTTTTAATCTTTAG
- the LOC106454558 gene encoding GATA transcription factor 2 — translation MDLYGLSSPDLLRVDDLLDFSNEDIFSASSSTSTAATSSSSFPPPQNPNFHHHHPSSADHSFLHDICVPSDDAAHLEWLSQFVDDSFADFPANPLGGTMTTVKTETSFPGKPRSKRSRVPAAYAGTWAPMSESDQEVHVAGKLKPKKEHSGGGGRNYQSTTETAEGGMRRCTHCASDKTPQWRTGPLGPKTLCNACGVRFKSGRLVPEYRPASSPTFVLTQHSNSHRKVMELRRQKEVMRQPQHVQLHHHHHHIPPF, via the exons ATGGACCTCTATGGCTTATCATCACCAGACTTACTTCGAGTCGATGACCTTCTTGATTTCTCCAATGAAGACATCTTCTCCGCCTCTTCCTCCACTTCCACCGCCGctacttcctcctcctccttccctCCTCCTCAGAACCCTAacttccaccaccaccacccttCCTCCGCCGATCATTCCTTCCTCCACGACATATGCGTTCCC AGTGACGACGCTGCTCACCTTGAGTGGCTCTCACAGTTCGTCGACGACTCCTTTGCTGACTTTCCGGCGAACCCATTGGGAGGAACCATGACTACCGTCAAAACTGAGACCTCGTTTCCCGGCAAACCAAGAAGCAAACGATCGAGAGTTCCAGCTGCTTACGCTGGAACATGGGCACCTATGTCCGAATCCGACCAGGAGGTTCATGTCGCCGGGAAACTCAAGCCTAAGAAAGAACACTCCGGCGGCGGAGGAAGAAATTATCAGTCCACAACGGAGACGGCTGAAGGAGGGATGAGGAGATGCACTCACTGTGCTTCGGATAAGACACCACAATGGAGGACCGGTCCTCTCGGGCCTAAGACTCTTTGTAACGCATGTGGAGTCCGGTTTAAATCCGGTAGACTTGTACCGGAATATAGACCGGCTTCGAGTCCTACTTTCGTTTTGACTCAGCATTCCAACTCTCACCGGAAGGTGATGGAGCTTAGACGGCAGAAGGAGGTTATGAGACAACCACAACATGTCCAacttcaccaccaccaccaccacattCCTCCGTTTTAG